A section of the Metabacillus endolithicus genome encodes:
- a CDS encoding YpjP family protein, protein MNKWLRKSLFILFSIATFGLVTPPASLAAVQEKPAEDSVTKPTFSNENEHALLSDNIDVEQQVSLSKDEIIDSLLFEAEQKSFSKFGDKIGDVIQDEFKKVILPKMEEVITYYVNVEDDELFEHVEISKPSGGTGEKIFHIYNTQTGEDVLRFHVRRENRPLEGYWFNFHYHSYHDSFQSHKDLGSIYWDKNTPPNWMSYH, encoded by the coding sequence ATGAACAAATGGTTGAGAAAATCACTCTTTATTTTATTCTCTATCGCAACCTTTGGACTTGTAACACCACCTGCGTCTTTAGCGGCAGTTCAAGAGAAGCCAGCAGAAGATTCGGTGACCAAGCCTACATTCTCGAATGAAAATGAACATGCATTACTATCCGATAACATAGATGTTGAACAGCAAGTATCTTTATCAAAAGATGAAATTATTGATTCTCTTCTTTTTGAAGCAGAGCAAAAATCCTTTTCTAAGTTTGGAGATAAAATTGGCGATGTAATCCAAGATGAGTTTAAAAAAGTGATCCTGCCTAAAATGGAGGAAGTCATTACATATTATGTAAATGTCGAAGATGACGAACTTTTTGAACATGTTGAAATTTCAAAGCCATCCGGTGGTACCGGAGAAAAGATTTTTCACATCTATAACACACAAACAGGTGAGGATGTTTTGCGTTTTCACGTAAGAAGAGAAAATCGTCCTTTAGAAGGGTATTGGTTCAACTTTCACTATCACTCTTATCATGATTCATTTCAATCACATAAAGATTTAGGCAGTATTTATTGGGATAAAAACACTCCTCCAAATTGGATGAGTTACCATTAA
- a CDS encoding YuzL family protein, which produces MPKRKVDPSRAGLSSPNVEGQGTTMNETGGKQVDSARKKTKRT; this is translated from the coding sequence ATGCCAAAAAGAAAAGTTGATCCATCTAGAGCCGGCCTTAGCTCTCCAAATGTCGAGGGACAAGGTACCACTATGAATGAAACAGGTGGTAAGCAGGTGGATTCCGCTCGAAAAAAGACAAAGAGAACATAA
- a CDS encoding class I SAM-dependent methyltransferase, translating to MIITTSGRPDENLIKSAIEIANEFDSIFLRRNKKAVDHLKRENDDDILVVGKNRMELHFSDSTEPLFFHPNSAMFRIKRIIKGEDDPFCLACKLEKGNSFLDCTLGLASDSIIASYVVGDKGIVTGIEGSKPLAFLVQKGLLQWKTGLPQLDDAMKRIHVKNTEHLAFLKECPDNSFDVIYFDPMFEETIEGSVGLQPLKRIANYSTLTKETITEAKRVASKRLVLKDHWRSSRFAEFQFQVNIRKTAKFHYGVIDLNK from the coding sequence ATGATAATCACCACTTCAGGAAGGCCTGATGAAAATTTAATAAAGTCTGCTATAGAAATTGCAAATGAGTTCGATTCAATTTTTTTGAGGAGAAATAAAAAAGCTGTTGATCATTTAAAAAGAGAAAATGATGATGATATTCTTGTTGTTGGGAAAAATCGGATGGAACTTCATTTTTCTGATTCTACAGAACCTTTGTTTTTTCATCCTAATTCAGCTATGTTTCGAATAAAAAGGATAATAAAGGGAGAAGATGACCCTTTTTGTTTAGCATGTAAACTTGAAAAAGGGAATTCATTTTTAGATTGTACACTTGGACTGGCTTCTGACAGTATAATTGCTAGCTATGTTGTTGGTGATAAAGGAATAGTTACTGGAATAGAAGGCAGTAAGCCTTTAGCTTTTCTTGTACAAAAAGGTCTTTTACAGTGGAAAACTGGTTTACCTCAATTGGATGATGCAATGAAAAGAATTCATGTGAAAAATACAGAGCATCTTGCTTTTTTGAAAGAATGCCCGGATAACAGTTTTGATGTGATTTATTTTGATCCAATGTTTGAGGAAACGATAGAAGGGTCCGTTGGATTACAGCCTTTGAAAAGAATTGCTAATTATTCTACGTTAACTAAAGAGACTATTACTGAAGCAAAACGAGTTGCTTCAAAAAGACTCGTGTTAAAAGACCATTGGCGAAGTTCACGTTTTGCTGAATTTCAATTTCAAGTAAATATCCGTAAAACAGCGAAATTCCATTATGGAGTCATAGATCTGAACAAATAG
- a CDS encoding BrxA/BrxB family bacilliredoxin yields MSMAYEEYMRQMVKPMRAELTNAGFEELTTAEEVEQFMNEEEGTVLVVVNSVCGCAAGLARPAATQSVLNAEKKPDRIVTVFAGQDKEATSKMREYFKGHEPSSPSMALLKNGEVVHFIPRHEIEGNSIEEIMGNLESSFEKYC; encoded by the coding sequence ATGTCAATGGCATATGAAGAATATATGAGACAAATGGTAAAACCAATGAGAGCAGAATTAACAAATGCAGGATTTGAAGAATTAACAACAGCAGAAGAAGTGGAACAATTCATGAATGAAGAAGAAGGCACAGTTTTAGTAGTAGTTAACTCTGTCTGCGGGTGTGCAGCCGGCTTAGCAAGGCCTGCCGCTACACAATCTGTTTTGAATGCAGAAAAAAAACCAGATCGAATTGTTACAGTTTTTGCTGGACAGGATAAAGAAGCGACTAGTAAAATGCGCGAGTATTTTAAAGGGCACGAACCTTCGTCACCATCAATGGCACTTCTGAAAAACGGTGAAGTTGTTCACTTTATACCTCGTCACGAAATTGAAGGAAACTCAATTGAAGAGATAATGGGAAATTTAGAATCTTCATTTGAAAAATATTGTTAA
- the ilvD gene encoding dihydroxy-acid dehydratase codes for MTKDLRNESKVFEGALRAPNRAMLRAVGFSDEDFKKPLVGVASTWSEVTPCNIHIDKLAIQSKNGANEAGGKGMIFNTITVSDGISMGTAGMRYSLPSREVIADSIETVVGGESLDAVVAIGGCDKNMPGCLIALARMNLPSVFVYGGSIKPGNLNGKDIDIVSVFEGVGQYNAGKINKDELSKIECHACPGAGSCGGMYTANTMASAIEAMGMSLPGSSSNPAESDEKFQDCFDAGDAVYKLIEKGIRPRDIMTKEAFENAITVVYALGGSTNAVLHILAIAHAAKVDLTIDDFDRIQRRVPHLADLKPSGKYVMNDLHQVGGVPAVMKYLLQEGFLHGDCLTVTGKTVAENLADCKELKEGQKVIYPVSEAKRKDGPLVILRGNLAPEGAVVKVSGLKVSKLTGPAKVFDTEEEASDAVISGEIKAGDVLIIRYEGPKGGPGMPEMLSISGILVGKGLGESVALLTDGRFSGGSHGLVVGHISPEAQVGGPIAFVENGDMVTVDSEKRELSVALTEEQFEQRKKNWAAPKLLERGVLSKYARLVSSASKGAVTDLYEENDK; via the coding sequence ATGACCAAAGATTTGAGAAATGAAAGTAAGGTATTTGAAGGGGCGTTAAGAGCTCCAAACCGTGCAATGCTTCGTGCAGTAGGTTTTAGTGATGAAGATTTTAAAAAACCTTTGGTTGGGGTTGCAAGTACTTGGAGTGAAGTCACACCTTGTAATATACATATTGACAAGCTTGCTATTCAATCAAAGAACGGAGCAAATGAAGCAGGCGGTAAAGGGATGATCTTTAATACAATTACCGTATCTGATGGAATCTCAATGGGAACAGCTGGTATGAGATATTCTCTTCCAAGCCGTGAAGTGATTGCTGATTCAATTGAAACAGTTGTAGGTGGAGAAAGCTTAGATGCAGTTGTTGCTATTGGAGGCTGTGACAAAAATATGCCGGGGTGCTTAATTGCTCTGGCACGTATGAATTTGCCGTCAGTATTCGTTTATGGTGGCTCCATTAAACCAGGTAATTTAAATGGAAAAGATATTGATATTGTTTCTGTTTTTGAAGGTGTTGGTCAATACAATGCAGGAAAGATTAATAAAGATGAATTAAGTAAAATCGAATGTCATGCATGTCCTGGTGCAGGATCTTGCGGAGGAATGTATACAGCAAACACAATGGCATCTGCAATCGAAGCAATGGGAATGAGTTTACCTGGCAGCTCCTCTAACCCTGCTGAATCAGATGAAAAATTTCAAGATTGCTTTGATGCAGGTGATGCTGTGTATAAGTTAATTGAAAAAGGAATTAGGCCAAGAGATATCATGACAAAAGAAGCATTTGAAAATGCAATAACAGTTGTGTACGCACTTGGTGGTTCAACAAATGCTGTTCTTCATATACTTGCAATTGCACATGCTGCTAAAGTGGATTTAACAATTGATGACTTTGATCGAATTCAAAGACGTGTTCCTCATTTAGCAGACTTAAAGCCAAGTGGAAAATATGTTATGAATGATCTTCACCAAGTTGGGGGAGTTCCAGCTGTTATGAAATATCTTCTACAGGAAGGCTTCTTACACGGAGATTGTTTAACGGTAACAGGTAAAACAGTTGCTGAAAACCTAGCAGATTGCAAAGAATTAAAAGAAGGACAAAAAGTAATTTATCCTGTATCTGAAGCAAAACGTAAAGATGGTCCTTTAGTCATTTTACGTGGTAACCTTGCACCAGAAGGAGCAGTTGTTAAAGTATCTGGTTTAAAGGTGTCGAAGTTAACTGGACCAGCAAAGGTGTTTGACACAGAAGAAGAAGCATCAGATGCAGTTATTTCAGGAGAAATTAAAGCAGGTGATGTTTTAATCATACGTTATGAAGGCCCAAAAGGTGGACCAGGTATGCCTGAAATGCTATCCATTTCAGGGATTCTTGTAGGAAAAGGTTTAGGAGAAAGTGTTGCGTTATTAACGGATGGACGTTTCTCAGGAGGATCTCATGGATTAGTAGTTGGTCATATTTCTCCAGAAGCACAAGTTGGTGGTCCAATCGCTTTTGTAGAAAATGGAGACATGGTTACAGTTGATAGTGAAAAACGTGAACTGTCTGTTGCATTAACAGAAGAACAATTTGAGCAACGTAAGAAAAATTGGGCAGCACCTAAGCTTTTAGAACGAGGTGTTCTTTCCAAATATGCCCGTCTTGTTTCAAGTGCTTCAAAAGGCGCAGTAACTGATTTATACGAGGAAAATGATAAGTGA
- a CDS encoding HD domain-containing protein, with amino-acid sequence MEKTKKIIVQTIEDFVKERLKQEGSGHDWWHIDRVRKNALLIGKHEEEVNMFIVETAALLHDLIDDKLSNEIKLEVTDVKKLLIELEVDNNEMDEILFIIENISFRKHISAGQLSLEGKIVQDADRLDAIGAIGIARTFAFAGSRGNVIYDPEGLDLSNAIQHFYDKLLKLKELMNTKTGKLLAEERHQYLEGFLEQFLTEWNGLEKI; translated from the coding sequence GTGGAGAAAACAAAGAAAATTATCGTACAAACGATAGAAGATTTTGTGAAAGAAAGATTAAAGCAAGAGGGTAGCGGTCACGACTGGTGGCATATTGATCGAGTTAGAAAAAATGCCTTACTTATCGGGAAGCATGAAGAGGAAGTAAATATGTTCATTGTTGAAACAGCTGCACTTTTACATGACCTAATAGATGACAAGCTGTCAAATGAGATAAAACTAGAAGTGACTGATGTAAAAAAACTATTAATTGAATTGGAAGTTGATAATAATGAAATGGACGAAATTCTCTTTATCATTGAGAATATAAGCTTTAGAAAGCATATTTCAGCTGGTCAGCTTTCACTTGAGGGGAAAATTGTTCAAGACGCTGATCGTTTAGATGCGATTGGAGCGATTGGAATAGCCAGGACGTTTGCTTTTGCTGGTTCTAGAGGAAATGTGATTTATGATCCGGAAGGTTTGGACTTGTCTAATGCAATACAGCATTTTTATGATAAATTATTAAAATTGAAAGAGTTAATGAACACTAAAACCGGAAAGCTTTTAGCTGAAGAGCGACATCAATATCTCGAAGGTTTTTTGGAGCAGTTTCTAACAGAGTGGAATGGTCTGGAAAAAATATAA
- a CDS encoding glutathione peroxidase: protein MSLYQFKVETIKGEIKTLEEYRNQVLLIVNTASKCGFTPQYKELQTLYEEYHKQGLTILGFPCNQFMGQEPGNNEEIESFCEINYGVRFPMFAKIDVNGENAHPLFKYLASETPGLLGTKSIKWNFTKFLVNSNGQPIERFSPNTNPKEIKPHIEKLLKEV, encoded by the coding sequence ATGAGTTTATACCAATTTAAAGTAGAAACAATCAAAGGTGAAATAAAAACATTGGAAGAATATCGGAATCAGGTCCTTCTTATTGTAAATACGGCTAGTAAATGTGGTTTTACGCCTCAATATAAAGAATTACAAACTCTTTATGAGGAATATCATAAACAAGGTCTTACCATTCTTGGTTTTCCTTGTAATCAATTCATGGGGCAGGAACCGGGTAATAATGAAGAAATTGAAAGTTTTTGTGAAATTAACTATGGTGTTCGTTTTCCAATGTTTGCAAAAATTGATGTTAACGGTGAAAATGCTCATCCATTATTTAAGTATTTGGCATCTGAAACTCCAGGATTGCTTGGAACAAAATCGATAAAATGGAATTTCACAAAATTTCTTGTGAATTCTAATGGTCAACCAATAGAGCGATTTTCACCGAATACAAATCCAAAAGAAATCAAACCTCATATTGAAAAGTTACTAAAAGAAGTCTAA
- a CDS encoding formate--tetrahydrofolate ligase — MNSHQKFKSDIEIALETPLLPIQQIANNHLDLKEEELELFGKYKAKISLDVLERLKEKEPGKLILVTSTNPTPAGEGKSTVTVGLAQALNKLNKKAIIAMREPSLGPTMGLKGGATGGGYSQVIPMDEINLHFTGDIHAITTANNALASFIDNHLHHGNYLNIDPRRIVWRRALDLNDRALRNITIGLGGPTNGIPREDHFDITVASEIMAVLCLASSLDNLRERLSRIVIGYTYSKDPVTVADLGVEGALTLLLKEAIKPNLVQTIEHTPALIHGGPFANIAHGCNSLLATKMATMLGDYVVTEAGFGADLGAEKFLNIKSRIGKLNPSAVVIVATIRALKMHGGLRKDQLQQENTDALIKGITNLKKHIETIKSFGLPYVVAINKFVSDTEAEITELLNWSDQEGHPAVLCEVWEHGGNGGVELAEKVLKIIEEGENSFQFLYKDEDSIEQKIFNIASKVYGATGVQFTNKAKKQIQEFEFLGWSNLPICMAKTQYSLTDDASVLGRPESFTITIRELKGSLGAGFIVALTGDIMTMPGLPSEPAALNMDVSVDGKATGLF, encoded by the coding sequence GTGAATAGTCATCAAAAATTTAAATCAGATATCGAAATTGCCCTTGAAACACCACTTTTACCAATACAGCAAATAGCCAATAATCATTTAGATTTAAAGGAAGAAGAGTTAGAGCTATTTGGAAAATATAAAGCTAAAATTTCTCTTGATGTTTTAGAAAGATTAAAGGAGAAAGAACCAGGTAAGCTTATTTTAGTTACATCTACTAACCCAACCCCAGCTGGAGAAGGAAAATCAACAGTAACAGTAGGTTTGGCTCAAGCACTTAATAAACTAAACAAAAAAGCGATTATTGCAATGAGAGAACCTTCGCTTGGACCAACAATGGGATTAAAAGGTGGAGCTACAGGTGGCGGCTATTCTCAAGTTATTCCTATGGATGAAATAAACCTGCATTTTACAGGTGACATACATGCAATTACGACAGCAAATAATGCGTTGGCTTCATTTATTGATAATCATCTTCACCACGGAAATTATTTAAATATCGATCCTAGAAGAATTGTATGGAGACGAGCATTAGATTTAAATGATCGAGCTCTTCGAAATATTACCATCGGCTTAGGTGGACCTACAAATGGCATTCCAAGAGAAGACCATTTCGATATTACGGTAGCTTCTGAAATTATGGCTGTTTTATGTTTAGCTAGCAGTTTAGATAATCTTAGAGAGAGACTTTCAAGGATAGTAATCGGATATACATACTCAAAAGACCCGGTTACAGTGGCCGATTTGGGTGTTGAAGGTGCTTTAACTCTTCTTTTAAAAGAAGCGATAAAGCCTAATCTTGTTCAAACAATTGAACATACACCGGCTCTAATTCATGGTGGACCATTTGCGAACATTGCACATGGTTGTAATAGTTTGCTTGCGACCAAAATGGCGACAATGCTTGGAGATTATGTGGTAACTGAAGCTGGATTCGGTGCTGATTTAGGGGCGGAAAAATTCCTTAATATAAAATCTCGAATTGGAAAGCTTAATCCTTCTGCTGTTGTCATCGTCGCAACAATAAGAGCTCTTAAAATGCATGGTGGATTGAGGAAAGATCAATTACAGCAAGAAAATACGGATGCTCTAATAAAAGGAATAACAAACTTAAAAAAACATATTGAAACAATAAAAAGCTTTGGACTGCCATACGTAGTAGCAATTAATAAATTTGTTTCTGATACAGAAGCTGAAATAACAGAACTATTAAATTGGAGTGATCAGGAAGGTCATCCTGCTGTTTTATGTGAAGTATGGGAACATGGCGGCAATGGAGGAGTAGAACTAGCTGAAAAAGTACTCAAGATTATTGAAGAGGGAGAAAATTCTTTTCAATTTCTATATAAAGATGAAGATTCGATTGAACAGAAAATTTTCAATATTGCAAGTAAAGTTTATGGAGCAACAGGAGTTCAGTTCACAAATAAAGCAAAGAAACAAATTCAAGAATTTGAGTTCTTGGGATGGAGCAATTTGCCTATTTGTATGGCTAAAACACAATATTCTTTAACAGATGATGCCTCTGTGTTAGGTAGACCTGAAAGCTTTACGATCACAATACGTGAATTAAAGGGCTCCTTAGGTGCCGGCTTTATCGTTGCTTTAACCGGTGATATCATGACAATGCCAGGTTTACCATCTGAGCCTGCAGCTCTAAATATGGATGTTTCAGTAGATGGAAAGGCAACTGGCTTGTTTTAG
- the metA gene encoding homoserine O-acetyltransferase MetA yields MPINIPNHLPAKEILEQENIFIMDENRAYSQDIRPLNIIILNIMPEKEKTETQLLRLLGNSPLQLNITFLRPETHKSKTTAIEHLKEFYTTFRHIQHKKFDGMIITGAPIEHLEFNEVSYWPELQTIMDWTRTNVTSTLHICWGAQAGLYHHYGVNKYQLDKKCFGIFEHEIVDPTVKLVRGFDDLYFVPHSRHTDVLKEEIERVEDLQILSYSDKAGVCLVMSQDGKQIFLTGHPEYELTSLKDEYERDLSKGLEIEMPENYFKNNDPKNRPIQCWRSHANLLFVNWLNYYVYQETPYIWD; encoded by the coding sequence TTGCCAATCAATATTCCAAATCACTTACCAGCGAAAGAAATCCTTGAACAGGAAAATATCTTTATCATGGATGAAAATAGAGCATACTCTCAGGATATACGTCCTTTAAATATTATCATTCTAAATATCATGCCTGAAAAAGAAAAAACAGAAACACAGTTGTTACGACTATTGGGTAACTCACCATTACAGTTAAACATTACTTTTTTACGTCCTGAAACACATAAATCAAAAACAACTGCAATAGAGCACTTAAAGGAATTTTATACAACTTTTAGACATATCCAGCATAAAAAGTTTGATGGGATGATTATTACTGGTGCACCAATTGAGCATTTGGAGTTCAATGAAGTCTCATATTGGCCTGAACTTCAAACAATTATGGACTGGACTAGAACAAATGTTACCTCAACTTTACATATTTGTTGGGGTGCCCAAGCAGGACTTTACCATCACTATGGCGTAAATAAATATCAATTGGATAAAAAATGCTTTGGAATTTTTGAGCATGAAATTGTAGATCCAACAGTAAAATTGGTAAGAGGTTTTGATGACCTTTACTTTGTTCCACACTCTAGACATACAGATGTATTAAAAGAGGAAATTGAACGAGTTGAAGATCTTCAAATTCTTTCTTATTCCGATAAAGCGGGAGTTTGTTTAGTGATGTCACAGGATGGTAAACAAATCTTTTTAACAGGGCATCCTGAATATGAATTAACTTCATTAAAAGATGAATATGAACGTGATCTTTCAAAGGGCCTGGAAATCGAGATGCCAGAAAATTATTTTAAAAATAACGATCCTAAAAATAGACCAATACAGTGTTGGAGGTCACATGCGAACCTACTGTTTGTGAATTGGCTGAACTATTACGTATACCAAGAAACACCGTATATTTGGGATTGA
- a CDS encoding diglucosyl diacylglycerol synthase, translated as MKRNSKVLILTAKYGNGHVQVAKTLEDKCKQMGFSKVIVCNLYSESFPVFSEITQYLYLKSFSIGKQFYRLFYYGVDKIYNKRMMNLYFKMGHKRLHQIVTSEQPDMIINTFPMIVVPEYRRKTGTVIPTFNVLTDFCLHRIWVHENIDKYYVATNHVKEKLLQLGIHPSTIKVTGIPIRKQFEEKMDLNEIYEKYKLDPDKKTLLIVAGAHGVLKNVKELCQSFIKQSEHIQTVVVCGNNTLLKETLDPLATQYPEQFSVLSYVERIDELYRVASCMITKPGGITLTEATAIGLPVVLFKPVPGQEKENAHFFEDNSSAIIINQIEDIFDEVNQLLADDLKLQKMRDNIKKLHVPNSSDIIIEDMIKEASYIRDKKVMAGIP; from the coding sequence TTGAAAAGAAATTCGAAGGTGTTAATTTTGACAGCTAAATATGGCAATGGTCATGTTCAAGTTGCAAAGACATTAGAAGATAAGTGTAAGCAGATGGGTTTTAGCAAGGTAATTGTGTGTAATCTTTACTCGGAATCTTTTCCCGTTTTTTCAGAAATAACCCAATACTTATATTTAAAAAGTTTCTCAATCGGAAAACAATTTTATCGCCTGTTTTACTACGGAGTTGATAAAATTTATAACAAAAGAATGATGAACCTTTATTTTAAAATGGGGCACAAACGTTTGCATCAAATCGTGACAAGTGAGCAACCCGACATGATCATTAATACCTTCCCAATGATTGTTGTTCCTGAATATCGTCGTAAGACTGGTACAGTGATTCCCACGTTTAATGTCCTGACTGACTTTTGTTTACACAGAATTTGGGTTCATGAAAATATTGATAAATATTATGTTGCTACAAATCATGTTAAGGAGAAACTTTTACAACTTGGCATCCATCCAAGCACAATAAAAGTCACAGGAATACCTATTCGGAAACAATTCGAAGAAAAAATGGATTTAAACGAAATCTATGAAAAATACAAGTTAGATCCTGATAAGAAAACATTACTTATCGTCGCAGGTGCACATGGAGTTTTAAAAAATGTTAAGGAATTATGCCAATCATTTATTAAACAAAGTGAACATATTCAAACCGTCGTTGTTTGTGGAAACAATACTTTACTAAAAGAAACGCTGGATCCTCTCGCTACTCAGTATCCTGAGCAATTTAGTGTATTAAGTTATGTTGAGCGAATTGATGAGTTATACCGAGTTGCTTCATGCATGATAACAAAGCCAGGGGGTATTACTCTAACAGAAGCAACTGCAATTGGGTTACCTGTTGTCCTTTTTAAACCTGTTCCTGGTCAAGAAAAAGAAAATGCCCACTTTTTTGAAGATAATTCTTCCGCAATTATTATTAATCAAATTGAAGATATTTTTGATGAAGTAAATCAATTATTGGCAGATGATCTAAAGTTACAAAAAATGAGAGACAATATTAAAAAACTACATGTGCCTAATTCTTCAGATATTATTATTGAAGATATGATAAAAGAAGCTTCTTACATTAGAGATAAAAAAGTAATGGCGGGGATTCCGTAA
- a CDS encoding metal-dependent hydrolase — translation MDTSTHIIMGFGLAGLAYIDPAVAGSPELAQAIMVGTVIGSNAPDFDYGIKLLKGNGMYIEHHRGASHSIPALFLWTVLISCFTFLFFKDVSFFPLLYWTFLAVILHVGFDILNAYGTQAARPLTKKWLSLNFVPLFDPFIILVHLICFSFWTIGFHSGFVFLWGYIVIIGYLVVRFFISLKNKKQVIQSMDMKGICTIVPTVWLRKWHVVFETDQIYYVGILDKNGLHPIHTFEKHDQLCPFIIASQDDHNVKHFLANSGHVHAMYVPHPKGYEVRWIDLRFRHNHHYPYMAVVKLDKNLQVISSYTGWIYQSKKLQQKLVPSKNNAVQM, via the coding sequence ATGGATACAAGTACTCACATAATAATGGGATTTGGTTTAGCTGGTTTAGCTTATATTGATCCTGCTGTCGCGGGTAGTCCTGAATTAGCACAAGCTATTATGGTTGGTACGGTCATAGGATCAAATGCACCAGATTTTGATTACGGAATTAAACTTTTAAAAGGTAATGGCATGTATATTGAGCATCATAGAGGTGCCTCTCATTCTATCCCTGCCCTTTTTCTTTGGACAGTACTTATTTCATGTTTTACGTTTCTCTTTTTTAAGGACGTTTCATTCTTTCCTTTACTTTATTGGACTTTTTTAGCAGTTATCTTACATGTTGGATTTGATATTTTAAATGCATATGGTACTCAAGCTGCAAGACCATTAACAAAAAAATGGTTGTCATTAAACTTTGTCCCGTTATTTGATCCATTTATCATCTTGGTTCACCTAATTTGTTTTTCATTTTGGACTATTGGATTTCATTCTGGATTTGTATTTTTATGGGGATATATCGTGATTATTGGTTATCTTGTTGTTCGTTTTTTCATATCACTAAAAAACAAAAAACAAGTTATTCAATCGATGGATATGAAAGGAATTTGTACAATTGTTCCAACTGTATGGCTTCGCAAATGGCATGTTGTGTTCGAAACAGATCAAATTTATTATGTTGGTATTCTTGATAAAAATGGTCTTCACCCTATCCATACTTTCGAAAAACATGATCAACTTTGCCCTTTTATTATTGCTTCCCAGGACGATCATAATGTAAAACATTTTCTAGCAAATTCAGGGCATGTTCATGCTATGTATGTTCCTCATCCAAAAGGATATGAAGTCCGTTGGATTGATCTGAGATTTCGTCATAATCATCATTACCCATATATGGCAGTGGTTAAACTTGATAAGAATCTTCAAGTTATCTCTTCATATACAGGGTGGATTTATCAGTCAAAGAAACTTCAACAAAAGCTTGTGCCCTCAAAAAACAATGCTGTACAAATGTAG
- a CDS encoding phosphocarrier protein HPr — protein sequence MVEKSFTITSEAGLHARPATALVNAVNSFTADVNLEANGRTVNLKSIMGVMSLGISKGTKVTITASGSDEQAALEAVERAITTEGLGE from the coding sequence ATGGTAGAAAAATCGTTTACAATCACAAGTGAAGCAGGTTTACACGCTAGACCAGCAACAGCTTTAGTGAATGCAGTAAATTCATTTACAGCTGATGTTAACTTAGAGGCTAATGGTCGTACAGTTAACTTAAAATCAATTATGGGCGTAATGTCACTTGGTATCTCTAAAGGAACAAAAGTGACAATTACAGCAAGTGGAAGCGATGAACAAGCAGCACTAGAAGCTGTTGAACGCGCTATTACTACAGAAGGCCTAGGAGAGTAA
- the cspD gene encoding cold-shock protein CspD, with protein MQNGKVKWFNNEKGFGFIEVEGGDDVFVHFTAIQGDGYKSLEEGQEVSFEIVEGNRGPQAANVTKL; from the coding sequence ATGCAAAACGGTAAAGTAAAATGGTTTAACAATGAAAAAGGTTTTGGATTCATCGAAGTTGAAGGCGGAGACGATGTATTCGTACACTTCACTGCTATCCAAGGCGATGGTTACAAATCATTAGAAGAAGGTCAAGAAGTTTCCTTTGAAATCGTTGAAGGTAACCGCGGACCACAAGCTGCTAACGTTACAAAGTTATAA
- a CDS encoding DUF2564 family protein — MDQINHTGLISGMNDLGQLEASVKAAQKMVGAATMQLDPEALQHAENAIRDAKDIMSRANETGVDSDFVNKQQQLLQQCEHQLSEARK; from the coding sequence ATGGATCAAATAAATCATACTGGATTAATTAGTGGAATGAATGATTTAGGACAACTTGAAGCATCTGTAAAAGCAGCACAAAAAATGGTTGGAGCTGCAACAATGCAATTAGATCCGGAAGCTCTACAACATGCAGAAAATGCAATAAGAGATGCGAAGGATATTATGAGTCGCGCGAATGAAACAGGTGTTGATTCAGATTTTGTGAATAAACAGCAACAACTGTTACAACAGTGTGAGCATCAATTATCAGAAGCTAGAAAATAA
- a CDS encoding zinc-finger domain-containing protein yields MSKKQTLQELSEIIDTYCVNCLLKKHFREEYGKSYAHSFCINKCTVGEKIKEVGKKLL; encoded by the coding sequence ATGAGTAAAAAGCAAACACTCCAAGAACTTAGTGAAATCATTGATACTTATTGTGTGAATTGCTTGTTAAAAAAGCATTTTAGAGAAGAGTATGGAAAAAGCTATGCCCATTCTTTTTGTATTAATAAATGTACTGTTGGTGAGAAAATAAAAGAAGTGGGCAAGAAGTTGTTGTAA